A region from the Methylocystis iwaonis genome encodes:
- a CDS encoding molybdate ABC transporter substrate-binding protein has product MLKEKLVRLAIGAAAFALSCANAKAATTITVAVTPTAATAIVDLVADFVNANPTYNVAVVGAPDSLSKDAIVAGGAAGPYDLLLAQSYLVPAGLKYLHPTLVSGDPFPFAKDTLVLYSTTVDISGGIPLQLQAFSLPDPATLDPYGVAAVQAMGAEYLYALSKKLPIKTADAGGSYARVEYMGTAYGFTGKSQICTAATGVEAYEPGSFHHEYVLGQNYVTDIVLAGIKIARTRSADQETALTAFVNFLTSAQAKALQDHCYKLPSAAQ; this is encoded by the coding sequence ATGCTGAAAGAAAAACTCGTACGCCTCGCAATTGGCGCCGCCGCTTTCGCCTTGTCCTGCGCCAACGCCAAAGCAGCGACGACGATCACAGTCGCTGTGACGCCGACGGCGGCAACCGCCATCGTCGATCTCGTCGCAGATTTCGTAAATGCAAACCCGACGTATAACGTCGCCGTCGTCGGCGCGCCGGATAGTCTCTCGAAGGACGCTATTGTCGCCGGCGGCGCCGCGGGCCCGTATGATCTGTTGTTGGCCCAGTCCTATCTCGTTCCTGCGGGTTTGAAATACCTTCATCCCACCCTCGTCTCAGGGGACCCCTTTCCCTTCGCGAAGGATACGCTCGTCCTTTATTCGACGACCGTCGATATCAGTGGCGGTATTCCTCTTCAGCTCCAGGCATTTTCCTTGCCGGACCCCGCCACTCTGGATCCTTATGGCGTGGCTGCGGTTCAAGCCATGGGAGCCGAATATCTTTATGCGCTTTCCAAAAAACTGCCCATTAAAACGGCCGACGCGGGCGGTTCCTATGCGCGGGTCGAATATATGGGAACGGCTTACGGCTTTACCGGAAAATCCCAAATCTGCACCGCCGCTACGGGCGTCGAAGCATATGAGCCAGGCAGCTTCCATCACGAATATGTGCTTGGGCAGAATTATGTGACCGACATCGTGTTGGCGGGCATCAAGATCGCACGCACGCGCAGCGCCGATCAGGAAACCGCGCTGACCGCCTTCGTCAATTTTCTGACCAGCGCACAGGCAAAAGCCCTTCAAGATCATTGCTACAAACTGCCGAGCGCCGCCCAATAA
- the modA gene encoding molybdate ABC transporter substrate-binding protein, whose amino-acid sequence MSSMKLKAAALSAFVFTTLASPYAHAASIKVAVAANFTATLAQLINVFTQLYPSVSVTYASDSSGNLQTQIINHTVAYDLFLSADQSRPQTLATSYPSLVIGSPFLYSVGELELWSKTVDISAGLPSPIPVDIVLADPNKAPYGTAAAQVLSASPWSITWTPGSAYPPSGTAHVFTKSNIGQTYSAINDGAYAYGFVHQSAICKLVGGVKTFTQPGGYHHTYPYNDTTYPHSQISQYGIKIVNSARTSADDTALTNFVNFITANTSGTNIIKSYCYSLTL is encoded by the coding sequence ATGTCCTCAATGAAGCTCAAGGCGGCGGCGCTATCCGCTTTCGTTTTTACGACTCTGGCGAGTCCTTACGCACATGCGGCAAGCATCAAAGTGGCGGTCGCGGCCAACTTCACCGCGACATTGGCGCAACTCATCAATGTATTCACGCAGTTATATCCAAGTGTCTCTGTAACGTATGCGTCTGATTCATCTGGCAATCTGCAGACTCAGATCATCAATCACACGGTCGCATATGATTTGTTCTTGTCGGCTGATCAGTCGCGCCCGCAGACGCTCGCGACGAGCTATCCCTCGCTCGTGATCGGAAGCCCGTTTCTCTACTCCGTCGGCGAGCTCGAGCTTTGGTCCAAGACAGTCGATATTAGCGCTGGTCTGCCAAGCCCGATCCCGGTGGATATTGTGCTCGCTGATCCGAACAAGGCGCCTTATGGAACCGCTGCGGCACAAGTGCTCAGCGCGAGCCCGTGGTCCATTACATGGACGCCCGGAAGCGCCTACCCTCCGTCAGGCACGGCCCATGTATTCACGAAATCAAATATCGGCCAAACATATTCAGCGATCAACGACGGCGCCTACGCCTATGGCTTCGTGCACCAATCCGCCATCTGCAAGCTCGTGGGCGGCGTGAAAACCTTCACCCAGCCGGGCGGATACCACCATACCTATCCGTACAATGACACAACGTACCCGCACAGCCAAATCTCTCAATACGGCATCAAAATCGTCAATTCAGCCCGCACTTCAGCAGACGACACGGCGCTCACCAACTTCGTCAACTTCATAACCGCCAATACATCAGGAACGAACATCATCAAATCCTACTGCTACTCATTGACATTGTAG
- a CDS encoding outer membrane protein yields MKKLAALLCALALNQGPALAADLIRKGPQILPPPPPPSWAGFHVGLNGGYAWADNPNIQISSLPLPPPPLVTPQGAVAWADRFALGASGSIAGVRSGGFIGGGQLGYDALITPHIVAGVEADFQGVLGATGSAFVSNATTQLHPASRLDYLGTVRARLGYLLTSDFLLYATGGAAYGGASSSMSIFQPAQGVIGGVGTGAASSTRFGWTAGAGGEWMFWQNLSVKMEYLHYDIGSIGSSLIATSGAYDPNYLILVPADWDMVYPYTYLTAKSHTHYSGNIIRAGVNYYFNWNPPLLSKL; encoded by the coding sequence ATGAAAAAACTTGCCGCTTTGCTTTGCGCCCTTGCTTTGAACCAAGGACCGGCGCTCGCCGCCGATCTCATTCGCAAGGGCCCGCAAATTCTTCCGCCTCCTCCTCCGCCGAGCTGGGCTGGATTTCATGTTGGGCTAAACGGCGGCTATGCTTGGGCCGATAATCCCAACATCCAGATTTCGTCCCTCCCCTTGCCTCCGCCACCTCTCGTTACGCCGCAAGGCGCCGTGGCGTGGGCCGATCGCTTCGCCTTGGGCGCCTCCGGATCCATTGCAGGCGTGAGAAGCGGGGGATTTATCGGCGGCGGACAGCTTGGCTACGACGCTTTGATAACGCCTCATATAGTCGCTGGCGTCGAAGCGGACTTCCAGGGCGTTCTCGGCGCCACGGGCAGCGCGTTCGTCTCGAATGCGACCACGCAGCTCCATCCCGCCTCACGGCTCGACTATCTCGGAACCGTTCGCGCCCGCCTAGGCTATCTCTTGACCTCCGACTTCCTCCTTTATGCGACCGGAGGCGCGGCTTATGGCGGCGCGTCCTCGAGCATGTCGATCTTTCAACCCGCCCAAGGGGTGATTGGCGGCGTCGGGACCGGCGCCGCCAGCTCGACGCGTTTCGGCTGGACCGCCGGCGCTGGGGGCGAGTGGATGTTCTGGCAGAATTTGTCCGTGAAAATGGAGTATCTCCATTACGATATTGGCTCAATTGGATCATCACTTATTGCAACAAGTGGCGCGTATGATCCAAATTATTTGATTCTTGTCCCTGCGGACTGGGACATGGTTTACCCATACACCTACCTTACGGCTAAATCACATACGCATTATAGCGGTAATATTATTCGCGCTGGCGTCAATTACTATTTCAATTGGAATCCGCCATTGCTTTCGAAACTTTGA